The nucleotide sequence GTTTGTTTTTCGCTCTCCTCGTACACACAGCTTTTCCGTTGTCATGTCACTTTGACATTTCCGCCAAGAGAGCTGGAGAAAGTTGAAGAATGAAAGTTTGTTTAAGCTGCGGTggtcatttaaaatataatatccTTATAAAATGGTTGCTGAACCGGCTAAGTATAGGTGACTTCCGGTTATGGTCTTATCTCTGCGCGCCATTTTGGATTTCGGTTGTTGCCTTGACTTCGCCATGTTGGCTGTGGGTTGTTGCCTTGACTTCGCCATATTGGATGCTGGTTTTTGCCCCGACTTTGCCATGTTGGATGTTGGTTGTTGCCTTGACTTCGCCATGTAGGCAATGAATTCGCTATGTAGAAAGCGAATATGTCATGTAGAAGAAGCGAATTCAAAAGTGGCTGGGCGAATTTATGCCAGACGGCCGAAATCGGAACTAGTTTAAGCGGAGGCGCGAACCGTGCTGTTTTCTATTTTACACGCATGTGGCGCTACATattcaaaatcatttttatattcACCACGATTTTTTCTCTTTGTCTGGTTCAAATTGGAATAAATGGCGCCTTTATCTAAACTTAGTCTGGACCCAAACCatgttttaaaatttccgGCGCTGCCACAAGCTAAGAAAAAGAGGAGGTTGGTGTTACCAGATCAGGAAAAATATGACTCGTGTTCATGGAAGAGGAAGAACACATGGCGCCTTGATTCAAAATTGTTGATCTTTTTTAGCTTTATTAAAGTGTAGGAACAGAGAAGAACGAGAAtggataatataaaaattggGAGAAGGAAAGGAAGAGAACTTCTCTTGTTTTCCTGAACCTTACTTTAATGTTTTCCAAATTCAGCAGTCACATATATTACGTAAAAATTTGTTCCTTTCTTCGATGCCGATCGGTATGTACCATGCTGAAAAAAAACGTCCCCACGCATCCCAAGAATATTCAAAAGAtggtgtaatttttttaacaaattctttatatttgcttgcatttttaatttttttgttctttttgtgtttttttctttgttttttcttttataaaacTTTGTTTTAAGTTGttcttttgtttgttttgctgTTTTCTGCGTTTTttgtatataaataataatacttaTGGCTAGTAATATAGTAAACGTTTTTCGATTTCTCATTAATTTTGTCTTGCTGCCGAATGCTGCATCGTCTTTAGGCCAAACGTAAATTTTGTTAATTGATCTGTTGTTTGagttattttttgaaaaatgtttaacGGCCATTTGTTGTTCGTTAAGACgctgttattgttgttgttgttcttgtgtGGTGTTGAATCGAAAAACTGCAACAATTGCAACTAACAAAGCTAAAGTTACGCTAATATagaatttttgttttgcttccGTTTCAAACTTACTTGGCTAGGGTGTTCGCTGCTCTGCCTTAAGACTAACAATATTTACACTTAGAAAAAATTTGCTAATAGTTTTGCTTGCTCATTTGTCATAATCATTGTTCTGCCTTAACGTCGATCTCTCACTTAGTTACGAATTTCATTTATAGATTGCAATTAATTTGTGTGTCCTCGATTGCTTGTGTGAAGAAAGGGAGCGAGGGGAAATAGGACCAAAGTGGGGTAagggtatatatatatttcataatATATATTCATGCACGTTCACAACCTGAGCATAATTAGCAATTAAGATCTTCCTTTAGATCTCCCCTCACTCGTTTCGTCGATTCAATACTGCTTGGAATTGCTAGTGGGCGCCAGCAGGCGACGCGACCAGCACGCCGCCATCCGCTCATCCGCCGTCGTCGTCTTCATCGTCTACAACTGATACTAACTGCCGACCATGATGTGGGCCGGCTGCTCCAGCTCGTTGTCGTGCAGGCGGGAGGCGGCCACCACCTGCCCACCCAGTCCGCTCTTGAACAGATCCTCAGAGCTGAGCTTGCAGCTGGGCACCAGCTCGGTGAACTCCGAGCCCAGACCGAACTCCATGTCCAGGAATCCGTACTCCCAGGTATTAGCGCCCGCCGACACATTCGAGCTAATGCTGCTCACATACGACGAGGTCAGCGAGTGGGTGGCCGAGGAGATGGTGGACAGGGTGGTAAAGGTGGCGGTGGTAGAGGAggaactgctgctgctgctgccacaGGAACTGCTGCTATTCCCGCTGCTTGCCTGAACGGTGGTGAAGCTGCCACTGAAGGCCAATGTGGAACCGGAGGATGAACTGGAACTGCTGGCCGCTGGCACTGAAACCGGCACTGCTGTGGGCGTGGCCGCCGCCGGCAGTATGCTAAACAGATCGTTGTTGTTCAGCGGATCCAGCGCCGACTGCGAACTTAGGCTGAGCACCGAACTCCAGTTGATCGAACGCGTGGAGTCGTCGTCCGCATAGCCGGAATCACTGGTATCGCAGTTGTTGTTACTTGCGGCAGGGGCAACTGACGTGCTGCTGACAACACTGCTGCTCGCTGTATTCCCACTACTGCTGCTCATTGGCGTTGAGGAACTGGTGTTGCTGATGCttatgctgctgctgcttgtgGCGGGGGAACTGCTGATGTTGCtactgttgctgttgttgctcaGGGTTGGTGTTGCTCCTCCGCTgactgctgccgctgctgctgtggtCGTGGGGCAGGCGGGAAAGGGCGTGGCTCGACCCGACTGCGACTCCCGAAAGGGATAGTGATCGTAGGGATGCAAACTACTGCTTCCGCTCGCCGTTGTCGCTGAGgagttgttgctgttgccgccGCTGGTATTGCTACTTGCACCACTCGCTGATGTATCACAGTTGCTGGGCTGCGTGGTGAAGCCTCCCACTCCCACCCCCACACCCGCTCCCGCTGCCACGCCCCTGTAGGCGGGCTCCAGACGCTCATGATAGCCATGCGGTTGGGGaggctgttgttgctgttgctgctgctgctggggcTGGAAACTCAATTGCTGGTAGTGATCCATGTTGGCCAAACGGGCACAGTTCAACACGGGTGCATAatccatctgctgctgctgctggggatGAGGATGCAGTGGTGCTGGCGGGgattgttgctgttgttgttgctgctgctggtagGCTGGGTGGTATTGCGCCGCTTGAGCCGCAGCCGCTGCCGCCGCCTGCTGGTGATGCTGCTGCGCCGCCTGGTGCAATTCCTTGGCCTCCGCCTCGATCTCGCGATCGATGCGCTTCAGCGTATTGCAAATGAGCACCGAGCGGTAGAGCGACTGCTCGGACACCTGGCGGAAACGGGAAAGCTTGAACATGGACAGATTGCGTATCTTCAGCCGCGTGTCCTTGTAGCAGCTCCTGTTGGCACTGCACCAGCCACCGGGACGTCCATCACAACAGCGCTTGAGGGGCAGGCCATGGAGGGGCAGGCCGGCGAATGGAACAACGGGCGCCGAGGAGGGTGGCGGACTGATGGGCGATCCTCCAGCGTTGCCGGATGCACCGCTGCTGCAGCCCAGATCTAGATAGGACTTGCCATTCTCGGCACAGCGGATCGTTTGCTGTGGCGCCGCCGGTGGGGCATAGGCTCCTCCGTTGGTGGCCTCGTAGAACTGCTGGGCTCCACCCACAGATGGATTGGTCGGACTGCCGCCCGCCGTCGCCCACTGGGGTGGGGCAAAACCGCGCGCCTGCTGCGGCGTGGGCGGAGATTGCGTCATGTGTTGCGGTCCTCCGGTTCGCGAGCAATTCTGCTGCGGGAATGGCTCCGAGTAGTAGTTGGGCTGTCTGCTGCCATAGCCGGGGGCATAACTCCTCTGCTGTTGcggatgctgctgctgttgctgggcgagttgctgctgctgctggggatGTGGTTGCTGCTGGGAgagttgctgctgttgctgctgctgttgctggtgggGATGCGGTGCCAGCTGGTGCGGATGGGGGTGCGGCACAAAGGGATGAAAACGCATGGGACAGTAGGTGGGTATGATgctctcctcctcctcgtagTCGTCCTCAaagtcatcatcatcatcgtccaGCTCGTCGGCGCTGAGCAGAGTGGTGGCCAGCGTGGAGCGGGTGGCTATGCTGCCCCATGGATCACTGGGCACCGCCACGGCTTGCAGCTTGGAGATGCAGTCCACGGGCTCGGCGCTGGATCCATTCGAAACGGAGACCGCCGAGGGAGTCGACGACCCGTTGCCCGCTGCTGTTGTCCAGGGCTCACAGGGAACGGCCGAGGTGACCACCTCCAGCCTGGCGATACTGTCCTCCGGTATCGCTGCACTCGCCGTCGGCGGCAGTGGCACCTCCGCTTGACTCTTCAGCGTGGCGACGGCGGTAGTAACTTCATGACCATTGCTAATACTTGGCTCCGTTGGCTTCATCGCATCCATGGATGCCTCCAACACAATGTGGTTGTTGTTGGACTCCACAGCAGGCTCCgattgctgctgttgctgctgctgctgctgctcctcgagCGATTCCAggtagttgttgttgctgatgGCCCACTTGTTGGCCTTGACGGGGGGCGGGGCACAGTTGCCCGTATAGGTGGTGTTGGCATCCTTGCTGTCGAAGGTCAGCTCATGCTTCCGCTTGGTGGCGGCTGTTGCTTGAAGACCCATCGCGGAATTTACCTGCAAGAGGAGGAGAATATAAAAGACATTTAGTGATTTGCCGCCAAAATGAAAAGCAAGTTACAAAGGAGTTGTAAAGGGAGCAGGGATAAGAGTatacagagaaaaaaaaaaactccattcaattcaatttaaatttattttgaagtATGTTCTTTAATTATTGAGTTAAACAAATGTAGCTAATATTACCATCTAACAACCCTGATTAATCTTTCAATGTTCTTAAATCATTTTCTTTATTCATAGATTTCGATTCGGGTTTTTCCCTCTGTGCATCATAAATTTCCTCACGGTTCGCACGAGCCAACAAAGGACACACAGCCAGCTAAAAACTTATCAAGGAAATGGAAGTCAGGCAGGGACTTGAACTCCCCCTTTTCGCCCACTACCAACCACCCACCCTTCTTTCGTTCCACCTCCACCACTTCCACCCACTCGAGCCATGAaaatgaaatggaaaatgccaggcaacaacaacaacagtcAAGCCAGCAGGCCAAGTCGAggctgtctgtccgtccgtccgtcacTCAGTCAGCCACCCTCCGCCTCCCAGCCACCCACTCGCAACCCCAACCCCTCCCCCTCTCGACTGCTGTGGCATTGCTCATCGACGTTGCTCGAAATCTTCTTAAAATAAAACGCACAGAGACGGAAGGAGAGGGCGGGACCCCGAGAATTGTGTGGGCTGCCTCGATTGCCGTAGTCGTAGTCTTCCCATTCTGAATGCTCTTCTACTGCTGCTGCTCTGCTGGCTCTTTCCCATCAACTTCCGCCACATTTGCTGTGGGACTTTCCTCCGTTCTTCTTTTTTCGAAACTATTTTTAAGTCTTTCGAGTTCTGCTCCAGCCATGATTTTGGATCAACACTGGAACGGAACAATGCCAGGGAAGAATTTTCCCGGAAGGCTATATTCACAATGAAAACATTGCTGGGTAATATACTTATTTCTATTAGTTTTGTAAAAACTGATTTATAAAGATCTGAATCTTTTTTATACAAGTTTTCTAAAATACTCTAAAATTGTACCCTGATATTATAGTTTCTGTTTCATTTTAGAAAGTATACCCATAAAAGCCTATTAAATTGGTTCTTAagtactttttttttatgtttcaTTGAAAGTTGTTCACCAAGTGCTGATAATGTCATATACAATATGCAAGATCTCTCATCAAGATCAAAGAGGAGCTTAATTAAGCTTCATCGCCCGAAAAACTGTCACCACCCCTTGGGCTTTAGAGCATATCTATCGATCGTTGAATCATGCTGGGGATTTTCCAAACTCACATCGCCCTTTTAAGAGTTGCCACCCTTCGATTGCCGGCACGGCACTCTGCCCAAAAACTCAGTGCCCTTCGCCGGAGCTACTTTCCCCATTGAGTTTTGAACATCTGTGCGTACGTCGGCCGAAGAACGGCCTTTGTCATATCCATATATATCCATATATCCATAAGGGTTGCCATATGCTCGCATATTTGCCAGTGATGTTGCCTgtgatgttgctgctgatgcAGTTGCCTTCAGCATTGGGGGAATATAATACGAGAACCCGAACCCGAGGGTGAGTTTTCGTTtcgttttcagttttcagtcCGCTGTGTGGTACTGTGTGTGCTGGGTGTTATCGTCATCGAGGTCGGTCGTCGTCGCTGAGTCGCATGTGTTTCGCATTTTTCTACCCCCGACCCCTGGATGCCCCTGCCCCCTGCCCCCGCCCCTGCCCCGTTTCCCTTGTTTGCCTGTCTGCCTCCGAGTTGTGCCTTTGCCACTGCCGCATGTCTCATCATCGCATTTCATCCCTCGTTTCGTTCTCGTTCGCGTCTGCAGCTGTATTTTCGGTGTTATTTTTGGTATAGGGGCTGGAGCGAGTCTAGACATGCTGGCC is from Drosophila suzukii chromosome 3, CBGP_Dsuzu_IsoJpt1.0, whole genome shotgun sequence and encodes:
- the tara gene encoding transcription factor mef2A isoform X2, with product MCTEVNSAMGLQATAATKRKHELTFDSKDANTTYTGNCAPPPVKANKWAISNNNYLESLEEQQQQQQQQQSEPAVESNNNHIVLEASMDAMKPTEPSISNGHEVTTAVATLKSQAEVPLPPTASAAIPEDSIARLEVVTSAVPCEPWTTAAGNGSSTPSAVSVSNGSSAEPVDCISKLQAVAVPSDPWGSIATRSTLATTLLSADELDDDDDDFEDDYEEEESIIPTYCPMRFHPFVPHPHPHQLAPHPHQQQQQQQQQLSQQQPHPQQQQQLAQQQQQHPQQQRSYAPGYGSRQPNYYSEPFPQQNCSRTGGPQHMTQSPPTPQQARGFAPPQWATAGGSPTNPSVGGAQQFYEATNGGAYAPPAAPQQTIRCAENGKSYLDLGCSSGASGNAGGSPISPPPSSAPVVPFAGLPLHGLPLKRCCDGRPGGWCSANRSCYKDTRLKIRNLSMFKLSRFRQVSEQSLYRSVLICNTLKRIDREIEAEAKELHQAAQQHHQQAAAAAAAQAAQYHPAYQQQQQQQQQSPPAPLHPHPQQQQQMDYAPVLNCARLANMDHYQQLSFQPQQQQQQQQQPPQPHGYHERLEPAYRGVAAGAGVGVGVGGFTTQPSNCDTSASGASSNTSGGNSNNSSATTASGSSSLHPYDHYPFRESQSGRATPFPACPTTTAAAAAVSGGATPTLSNNSNSSNISSSPATSSSSISISNTSSSTPMSSSSGNTASSSVVSSTSVAPAASNNNCDTSDSGYADDDSTRSINWSSVLSLSSQSALDPLNNNDLFSILPAAATPTAVPVSVPAASSSSSSSGSTLAFSGSFTTVQASSGNSSSSCGSSSSSSSSTTATFTTLSTISSATHSLTSSYVSSISSNVSAGANTWEYGFLDMEFGLGSEFTELVPSCKLSSEDLFKSGLGGQVVAASRLHDNELEQPAHIMVGS
- the tara gene encoding transcription factor mef2A isoform X1, encoding MKMWTESNVNSAMGLQATAATKRKHELTFDSKDANTTYTGNCAPPPVKANKWAISNNNYLESLEEQQQQQQQQQSEPAVESNNNHIVLEASMDAMKPTEPSISNGHEVTTAVATLKSQAEVPLPPTASAAIPEDSIARLEVVTSAVPCEPWTTAAGNGSSTPSAVSVSNGSSAEPVDCISKLQAVAVPSDPWGSIATRSTLATTLLSADELDDDDDDFEDDYEEEESIIPTYCPMRFHPFVPHPHPHQLAPHPHQQQQQQQQQLSQQQPHPQQQQQLAQQQQQHPQQQRSYAPGYGSRQPNYYSEPFPQQNCSRTGGPQHMTQSPPTPQQARGFAPPQWATAGGSPTNPSVGGAQQFYEATNGGAYAPPAAPQQTIRCAENGKSYLDLGCSSGASGNAGGSPISPPPSSAPVVPFAGLPLHGLPLKRCCDGRPGGWCSANRSCYKDTRLKIRNLSMFKLSRFRQVSEQSLYRSVLICNTLKRIDREIEAEAKELHQAAQQHHQQAAAAAAAQAAQYHPAYQQQQQQQQQSPPAPLHPHPQQQQQMDYAPVLNCARLANMDHYQQLSFQPQQQQQQQQQPPQPHGYHERLEPAYRGVAAGAGVGVGVGGFTTQPSNCDTSASGASSNTSGGNSNNSSATTASGSSSLHPYDHYPFRESQSGRATPFPACPTTTAAAAAVSGGATPTLSNNSNSSNISSSPATSSSSISISNTSSSTPMSSSSGNTASSSVVSSTSVAPAASNNNCDTSDSGYADDDSTRSINWSSVLSLSSQSALDPLNNNDLFSILPAAATPTAVPVSVPAASSSSSSSGSTLAFSGSFTTVQASSGNSSSSCGSSSSSSSSTTATFTTLSTISSATHSLTSSYVSSISSNVSAGANTWEYGFLDMEFGLGSEFTELVPSCKLSSEDLFKSGLGGQVVAASRLHDNELEQPAHIMVGS